One Acetonema longum DSM 6540 DNA window includes the following coding sequences:
- a CDS encoding polysaccharide deacetylase family protein yields MPSTSDFNRQAVVYRMGDPSKPLAALTFDDGPDTKWTPQILDILAAKGVKATFFVLGQEVEKNPRIAARIVREGHTIASHGYSHVSLTQLSLPQMFSQLSKANSAISAATGVIPGLLRPVGGAYNQQVLKTVTQNGFNLILWSVDPQDWRGLSAGAILNNVLSNTRAGGIILLHSGEGPNLTGTVQALPQMVDQLQAQGLRLVTVPELLGLSA; encoded by the coding sequence GTGCCAAGTACAAGCGATTTTAACCGGCAGGCGGTTGTTTATCGCATGGGCGATCCCTCCAAACCGCTGGCAGCACTAACGTTCGATGATGGTCCCGATACGAAGTGGACGCCCCAAATACTAGATATACTGGCCGCCAAAGGAGTGAAAGCAACATTTTTCGTCCTGGGGCAAGAAGTTGAAAAGAATCCCCGAATAGCGGCCCGTATTGTACGTGAAGGGCATACCATCGCCAGCCACGGCTATAGCCACGTCAGTCTTACTCAGCTATCCTTGCCCCAAATGTTCAGCCAGCTTTCCAAAGCCAACAGCGCTATATCTGCTGCCACCGGAGTAATCCCCGGTTTGCTGCGCCCGGTAGGCGGCGCCTACAATCAACAGGTGCTGAAAACGGTTACCCAAAATGGTTTTAACCTGATCCTTTGGTCGGTGGACCCTCAGGACTGGAGAGGCCTAAGCGCTGGTGCCATTTTAAACAATGTATTGTCCAATACCCGTGCCGGCGGCATAATCCTGCTGCACAGCGGGGAAGGCCCAAATCTGACCGGAACAGTGCAGGCGCTGCCGCAGATGGTCGACCAGTTACAGGCACAAGGGCTGCGATTGGTGACGGTTCCGGAACTGCTGGGGCTGTCAGCTTAA
- a CDS encoding methylenetetrahydrofolate reductase C-terminal domain-containing protein: MTTKLSLKEALADPARPSITWELVPGRGVREKAQEHLVKMASLAAQDPRINAVTITDNPGGKAAISVYAMAAEVKRLGIDPLVHFTTKDRNRNALESELYSLARADVENLLVMTGDYPVDGYAGNAKPVFDFDAVHALRMITKMNAGSYTKLPATTFFAGAVVSPFKSTEAEAMAQYYKLHKKAANGARFIITQLGYDARKFDELRKYVDLHQLSVPLIGNIFVLSLPVAKLMNKNLIPGCVVTDSLVARLESEVGQENKKELQLLRAAKLYAVLKGLKYDGINIGGHGLGYSDVQYIIDKGEELSGNWQDIAKAEFDHPQENGFYFFEKDAATGLNTSQPVDRSKTGASGSFKQKFMDVVHAVAFDRQAPFYPVNRAIARYIDQSWLKKPFTLAEYTTKTMTNQCRFCGDCAMHELGFICPMSQCPKQQRNGACGGSRDGWCEVYPGRQKCIYVTMYEGFKKGGKEERMKDKYMPPCNWQLHRTSSWLNYFNERDYNSTKD; this comes from the coding sequence ATGACAACCAAACTGTCACTGAAGGAAGCGCTGGCCGATCCGGCGCGGCCATCCATCACCTGGGAACTGGTTCCGGGTCGGGGCGTCAGGGAAAAGGCCCAGGAACACCTGGTAAAAATGGCGTCGCTGGCGGCTCAGGACCCCAGGATCAACGCTGTTACCATTACGGACAATCCGGGCGGTAAAGCGGCTATTTCCGTTTATGCCATGGCAGCGGAAGTCAAGCGGCTGGGCATTGATCCGTTGGTTCACTTTACGACCAAAGACAGAAACAGAAATGCCCTGGAGAGCGAGCTGTACTCCCTGGCCAGGGCCGATGTGGAGAATCTTTTGGTGATGACCGGGGATTATCCGGTGGATGGGTACGCCGGCAATGCCAAGCCGGTGTTTGACTTCGATGCGGTGCATGCCTTGCGCATGATTACCAAAATGAATGCAGGGAGCTACACGAAGCTGCCGGCCACGACTTTTTTTGCTGGCGCGGTGGTTTCACCGTTTAAGTCAACCGAGGCTGAGGCCATGGCTCAATACTATAAGCTGCATAAAAAGGCAGCCAACGGGGCCAGGTTCATTATCACCCAGCTGGGCTATGACGCCCGAAAGTTTGATGAACTGAGAAAATACGTGGACCTGCATCAGTTGTCAGTGCCCCTGATCGGCAATATCTTCGTACTGTCGTTGCCCGTGGCCAAGTTGATGAATAAAAACCTGATACCCGGCTGTGTAGTTACGGATTCCCTGGTAGCTCGGCTGGAATCCGAAGTCGGTCAGGAGAATAAAAAAGAGCTGCAGCTTTTACGGGCGGCTAAACTATATGCCGTGCTGAAAGGGCTGAAATATGACGGAATCAATATCGGCGGCCACGGTTTGGGCTACAGTGATGTACAGTACATTATCGATAAAGGCGAGGAATTGAGCGGGAACTGGCAGGACATTGCCAAGGCTGAATTTGATCATCCTCAGGAGAATGGCTTTTATTTCTTTGAAAAAGATGCGGCCACCGGGCTCAATACCAGTCAGCCTGTCGATCGCAGCAAAACCGGAGCATCCGGCTCCTTCAAGCAGAAATTTATGGATGTTGTCCATGCGGTGGCGTTTGATCGCCAAGCGCCGTTTTATCCGGTAAACAGAGCTATTGCCAGATATATCGATCAATCCTGGCTGAAAAAGCCCTTTACCCTTGCCGAATATACGACCAAAACAATGACGAATCAATGCCGTTTCTGCGGCGACTGTGCCATGCACGAGCTTGGCTTTATCTGCCCTATGTCCCAATGTCCCAAGCAACAGCGCAACGGCGCCTGCGGCGGCAGCCGCGACGGCTGGTGTGAGGTATATCCGGGCCGGCAAAAGTGCATCTATGTGACGATGTATGAGGGCTTTAAAAAGGGTGGCAAGGAAGAACGCATGAAGGATAAATATATGCCTCCCTGCAACTGGCAGCTGCATCGCACTTCTTCCTGGCTGAACTACTTTAATGAACGGGATTATAACAGTACTAAAGATTGA
- a CDS encoding TMEM165/GDT1 family protein — MVAFITSLVFVVLAEMGDKTQLLAMAFATRFRWQTVMWGVFAATVVNHLFAVIVGNYITQFIPMNYVQIAAAVSFILFGLWTIRGDKLEGEDKADRCNPFWTVAIAFFIAEMGDKTQLATVALAAQFNTIIPVWMGTTLGMMIADGIGIIIGIVLGKRIPERVVKWVAALIFIAFGLLGLYEYLPREYITVPAMTGVLAATSVAVYLVSRIGAQKETEMREGDEI; from the coding sequence ATGGTAGCGTTTATCACTTCTTTAGTATTTGTAGTTCTCGCTGAAATGGGGGATAAAACCCAGCTCTTGGCAATGGCCTTTGCGACCCGTTTTCGCTGGCAAACGGTAATGTGGGGTGTTTTTGCCGCAACGGTCGTCAACCACTTGTTTGCAGTAATCGTTGGCAATTACATTACGCAGTTTATTCCGATGAATTACGTTCAGATTGCTGCGGCAGTCTCTTTTATTTTGTTCGGACTGTGGACAATCCGCGGAGACAAGCTTGAAGGGGAGGATAAGGCGGATCGATGTAATCCGTTTTGGACTGTTGCCATTGCATTTTTTATTGCCGAAATGGGAGATAAAACACAACTGGCAACAGTAGCGCTGGCTGCCCAATTTAATACAATCATTCCGGTTTGGATGGGTACCACGCTTGGCATGATGATTGCTGACGGCATCGGTATCATTATCGGAATTGTGCTTGGAAAGCGCATCCCCGAGAGGGTTGTAAAATGGGTTGCGGCCTTGATCTTTATTGCCTTTGGCTTGCTGGGCCTTTATGAGTATCTCCCGCGAGAGTATATTACCGTACCGGCCATGACCGGGGTACTGGCTGCAACAAGTGTGGCTGTTTACCTTGTTTCACGCATTGGCGCTCAAAAGGAAACAGAAATGAGGGAAGGGGACGAAATTTAG